From one Phorcysia thermohydrogeniphila genomic stretch:
- a CDS encoding AAA family ATPase, producing MIRLRSLKLHGFLSHRETELTFDDEAYVILGENASGKTSILRGIFFALFGKDFTAEKLERVVNRDSTSLQVELSFLHRGTNYRIKRKFSALRKKSEAELYKGNALYASGVKNVNYVIEKELGLDSHLFRNTVYVPQGEILTLFNLQRKEKRQVLNRLLGLEEIGKRHEEVKNFISRLKALRDSLLKSQELLEEIKSELLKTEKEIEEKEEELNEKREQLKEEEKLLKDQENLYESLVEKREKFLRLTDSLSRVEKEIREREAELKELSQRIEKVEALKGKIPELRECVKLLKPLKEIKSLLSQIAEKKNELLALQKETLNLERIKEEVENLQSEIPEIEKELRETGALLEEREKELKEAEEKLRELRETERFYRSLLTSLKENEERLKGVEEEIEKIPKVEPQERAKEVERLKSEVEKIREELSALRVKISEAKRKENLLEETNSPECPVCGSPMEEEKRKRLLQESRKIVRKAEEELKRLEELLESKERALKESEKLLKEELVNAERRKALKEEEKRLKEKLTTLQRKLKELNFKEEEISSLERRDSELKREVAKLKERKELLRKRLSETDRKLKERRTKFSEEKLRELQKKIRTIEKEIEELLSKIKEIKREHNLKVSKAREVDGEIEKLEKLKEELNKIEGEVKNLPAYIEEKGKKEKRLKELTEERENLLEAIKRLDFKKEALETVEKTLKKQKETVETLKSSISKLEGELKALRKKVELDREKLKRREKESKLLAKTEDSLRILKAVSEGIHPEKGFLQKVRKSLLPQISRYCREFFEEFDFEFGDLEISEDLTVTFSVPGGGRVELSDFSGGQQIAFALSLRFAMARYFAQNFELLILDEPTIHLDQQRRQALTDLLLKLKVKIPQMVIVTHDPELEVVGDRVIRVKNVNGVSEVTVS from the coding sequence ATGATAAGGCTCAGAAGTCTTAAGCTACACGGATTCCTCTCTCACAGGGAAACGGAGCTCACCTTTGATGACGAGGCCTACGTAATCCTTGGGGAGAACGCCTCAGGAAAGACCTCCATCCTCAGGGGAATCTTCTTTGCACTCTTTGGGAAAGACTTTACTGCCGAAAAGTTAGAGAGGGTAGTAAACAGGGACTCAACGAGTTTACAGGTGGAGCTCTCCTTCCTCCACAGAGGGACTAACTACAGGATTAAGAGGAAGTTCTCGGCGCTAAGGAAAAAGAGCGAGGCAGAGCTCTACAAAGGAAACGCCTTATATGCAAGTGGCGTAAAGAACGTAAACTACGTAATTGAAAAGGAGCTCGGCCTTGACTCACATCTATTCAGGAACACGGTTTACGTTCCACAGGGAGAGATACTCACCCTCTTTAACCTCCAGAGGAAGGAAAAGAGACAGGTTCTAAACAGGCTACTGGGCTTAGAGGAAATCGGTAAAAGGCACGAGGAGGTAAAGAACTTTATATCAAGGCTTAAGGCCCTAAGGGACTCCCTCCTTAAAAGTCAGGAACTCTTAGAGGAGATAAAGTCTGAGCTTTTAAAAACGGAAAAGGAAATAGAAGAAAAAGAAGAGGAGCTAAATGAAAAGAGAGAACAGTTAAAGGAAGAGGAGAAACTATTAAAAGATCAGGAAAATCTCTACGAGAGCTTAGTAGAGAAGAGAGAGAAGTTCCTAAGGCTCACAGACAGCCTCTCCCGTGTAGAGAAGGAGATAAGGGAAAGGGAAGCCGAGCTAAAGGAGCTATCCCAGAGAATAGAGAAGGTAGAAGCCCTTAAAGGGAAAATTCCTGAGTTAAGGGAGTGTGTTAAGCTCCTCAAGCCCCTAAAGGAGATAAAGTCCCTCCTTTCTCAGATTGCAGAAAAGAAAAATGAGCTCTTAGCCCTCCAGAAGGAAACCTTAAACCTTGAAAGGATAAAGGAGGAGGTGGAGAACCTCCAGAGTGAGATACCGGAAATTGAGAAGGAGCTAAGGGAAACGGGAGCTCTCCTTGAGGAAAGAGAGAAGGAGCTAAAAGAGGCCGAAGAGAAGTTAAGGGAACTGAGAGAAACCGAAAGGTTTTATAGGAGCCTTTTAACCTCCCTTAAGGAAAACGAAGAAAGGCTTAAAGGAGTTGAGGAGGAGATTGAAAAAATCCCAAAGGTAGAACCTCAAGAAAGGGCCAAGGAGGTAGAAAGGTTAAAGTCAGAAGTGGAAAAGATAAGGGAGGAACTCTCAGCTCTAAGGGTCAAAATCTCTGAGGCCAAGAGGAAAGAAAACCTACTTGAGGAAACAAACAGCCCAGAGTGCCCCGTATGTGGCTCTCCGATGGAGGAGGAAAAGAGGAAAAGACTCCTACAGGAGAGCAGAAAAATAGTAAGAAAGGCTGAAGAAGAACTAAAAAGGCTTGAGGAGCTCCTTGAATCTAAGGAAAGAGCCCTTAAGGAGTCCGAAAAACTACTAAAGGAGGAACTTGTTAACGCAGAAAGGAGGAAGGCCTTAAAGGAGGAAGAGAAGAGACTGAAGGAGAAACTAACAACACTTCAGAGGAAGCTAAAAGAGCTAAACTTTAAAGAGGAAGAAATCTCTTCACTTGAGAGAAGGGACTCAGAGCTAAAGAGGGAAGTAGCCAAGCTAAAGGAGAGGAAGGAGCTCCTAAGGAAGAGACTATCTGAAACGGACAGGAAGCTAAAGGAGCGCAGGACTAAGTTCTCAGAGGAAAAACTGAGAGAGCTCCAAAAGAAAATAAGAACTATAGAAAAAGAGATAGAGGAGCTCCTTTCAAAGATAAAGGAGATAAAGAGGGAGCACAACCTCAAGGTATCAAAAGCGAGGGAAGTTGACGGTGAAATAGAGAAACTTGAAAAGCTAAAAGAGGAGCTAAATAAGATAGAGGGCGAGGTCAAAAACCTACCTGCCTACATTGAAGAAAAGGGCAAGAAAGAGAAGAGACTGAAGGAACTTACAGAGGAGAGGGAAAACCTCTTAGAGGCCATAAAGAGGCTTGACTTTAAAAAGGAAGCCCTTGAGACCGTTGAAAAGACCTTGAAGAAACAGAAGGAAACTGTTGAAACCCTTAAAAGCTCCATCTCTAAGCTTGAAGGGGAGTTAAAGGCTCTGAGGAAAAAGGTAGAGCTTGACAGGGAAAAACTGAAGAGAAGGGAAAAAGAGTCTAAACTCCTTGCAAAAACGGAGGATTCTTTAAGAATCCTCAAAGCAGTCTCAGAGGGTATCCACCCAGAAAAAGGCTTCCTCCAGAAGGTTAGAAAATCCCTCCTGCCACAGATTTCCCGCTACTGCAGGGAGTTCTTTGAGGAGTTTGACTTTGAGTTTGGGGACTTGGAAATCTCCGAGGACCTCACGGTAACTTTTAGCGTTCCCGGTGGTGGGAGGGTGGAGCTCTCAGACTTTTCAGGTGGACAGCAGATAGCCTTTGCCCTCTCCCTCAGGTTTGCAATGGCACGCTACTTTGCCCAGAACTTTGAGCTCCTCATACTTGATGAGCCCACAATTCACCTTGACCAGCAGAGAAGACAGGCACTAACAGACCTGCTACTAAAGCTAAAAGTTAAAATACCCCAGATGGTAATCGTTACCCACGACCCGGAGCTTGAAGTCGTCGGAGACAGAGTTATAAGAGTTAAAAACGTTAACGGAGTTTCAGAAGTAACCGTAAGCTAA
- a CDS encoding NifB/NifX family molybdenum-iron cluster-binding protein, producing the protein MRIAIPVDESGKVVSMFGSAPAFLIVDTEKGEKETVPNLNSCGGCSVGCSGGKSPADLLAENNVDVLLIEKLPKEPFMKLARRGIVVYQLPTDVKSADEAVELFKKKELKVLYLPAS; encoded by the coding sequence ATGAGGATAGCCATACCGGTAGACGAAAGTGGAAAGGTTGTCAGCATGTTCGGTTCAGCTCCTGCTTTCTTAATAGTTGACACGGAAAAGGGTGAAAAGGAAACCGTTCCCAACCTTAACAGCTGTGGTGGGTGTAGCGTCGGCTGCAGTGGAGGAAAGAGCCCTGCAGACCTTTTAGCCGAGAACAACGTTGACGTCCTCTTAATAGAGAAACTCCCAAAAGAGCCCTTTATGAAGCTTGCAAGAAGGGGAATTGTCGTTTACCAGCTCCCAACAGATGTTAAAAGTGCCGACGAGGCTGTAGAACTCTTTAAAAAGAAAGAGCTAAAGGTTCTCTACCTTCCCGCCAGTTAA
- a CDS encoding radical SAM protein — MKYVFGPVFSRRLGFSLGVDLVPYKVCSMDCLYCEVGKTSEKTTSRLEYVPLDSVKSELGEFLKASPDIDFITFSGYGEPTLYSKLGELVDFLKENYSYRLALLTNSSLLYRDDVLEEVKKIDVVLPSLDAATQSTFEKINRPVEGLKLEQLVEGIERLIKETPCEVWVETLFVKGVNDSPEEVEKIGEIIHQLKPHKWQLNTVVRPPAYSVKGLSLLELEKIKERVGYPSTEIVAGFKREKRKMGALELKNEVYGIVVRRPCPIDEIASALGVSEEEVERAVSLLIEEGKVREIFFGGTPYVKGIV; from the coding sequence ATGAAGTACGTTTTTGGGCCAGTTTTCTCCCGTCGCCTTGGGTTCTCTTTAGGTGTTGACCTTGTCCCTTACAAAGTCTGCAGTATGGACTGCCTCTACTGTGAGGTAGGGAAAACAAGCGAAAAAACGACTTCAAGACTTGAATACGTTCCCCTTGATTCTGTCAAATCGGAGCTTGGAGAGTTTTTGAAAGCTTCACCCGATATAGACTTTATAACTTTTTCCGGCTACGGAGAGCCTACCCTTTACTCTAAGTTAGGTGAGCTCGTTGATTTTCTCAAAGAGAATTACTCGTATAGGCTAGCTCTTTTAACAAACTCCTCTCTCCTTTATAGAGACGATGTTCTTGAAGAGGTAAAAAAAATAGACGTTGTCCTTCCATCCCTTGACGCAGCGACTCAGTCTACATTTGAGAAGATTAATAGGCCGGTTGAAGGGCTTAAATTGGAACAGCTCGTAGAAGGTATAGAGAGGCTCATTAAAGAGACACCTTGCGAGGTCTGGGTGGAGACCCTCTTTGTTAAGGGCGTTAATGACAGTCCGGAGGAAGTGGAAAAAATAGGAGAGATAATTCACCAGTTAAAACCTCACAAGTGGCAACTTAATACGGTTGTTAGGCCGCCGGCTTATAGCGTCAAGGGACTCTCGCTTTTAGAGCTTGAAAAGATAAAGGAAAGGGTAGGATATCCTTCTACGGAAATCGTTGCAGGTTTCAAAAGAGAAAAGAGGAAGATGGGAGCTCTTGAGCTTAAAAACGAGGTGTACGGCATTGTTGTCAGAAGACCCTGTCCGATTGATGAGATAGCTTCTGCTTTAGGCGTTTCTGAGGAGGAAGTTGAACGGGCAGTTTCTCTCCTTATAGAGGAGGGTAAAGTCAGAGAGATTTTCTTCGGGGGGACGCCATACGTAAAGGGAATTGTTTAA
- a CDS encoding peroxiredoxin, with amino-acid sequence MALVGQKAPEFCLNAYDPVKKEYTTVKLSDYAGKFLVLCFYPADFTFVCPTEIAAVNAKIDEIRALGADVLAISTDTHFSHQLFCEVEPLLKDLKFPLAADPTGETARKYGVYIEEAGLARRGRFIINPDGVIVAEEVLNPPVGRNVNELLRQLAAWKHVYENPNEACPANWRPGKKTLKPGPDIAGKVGTVITIDEILAE; translated from the coding sequence ATGGCTCTCGTAGGACAAAAAGCTCCTGAGTTCTGCCTCAACGCTTACGACCCAGTAAAGAAGGAGTACACTACCGTTAAGCTTTCCGACTACGCAGGAAAGTTCCTCGTACTCTGCTTCTACCCAGCAGACTTTACATTTGTATGCCCAACAGAAATTGCAGCCGTAAACGCAAAGATTGACGAGATTAGGGCTCTCGGCGCAGACGTTCTTGCAATTTCTACAGACACCCACTTCAGCCACCAGCTCTTCTGTGAAGTTGAGCCACTCCTCAAGGACCTCAAGTTCCCACTTGCAGCAGACCCAACAGGAGAAACTGCAAGGAAGTACGGCGTTTACATTGAGGAAGCCGGCCTTGCAAGAAGGGGTAGGTTCATCATCAACCCAGACGGCGTTATAGTAGCTGAAGAAGTTCTCAACCCACCTGTTGGAAGGAACGTCAACGAGCTCCTCAGACAGCTTGCAGCTTGGAAGCACGTCTACGAGAATCCAAACGAGGCTTGCCCTGCTAACTGGAGGCCCGGCAAGAAAACCCTTAAGCCCGGTCCAGACATTGCCGGTAAAGTTGGAACTGTTATCACAATTGACGAGATTCTCGCCGAGTAA
- a CDS encoding sodium-dependent transporter: protein MDRAPEIREQWNTKLGLILAMAGNAVGLGNFLRFPTQAAENGGGAFMIPYMIAMLIIAIPLMWTEWAIGRYGGARNHGTTPAIFKLFWKHPIAKYIGVLGLFIPFVVLCYYIYIESWTLGYAIFSLFGMLPHPDPSLPQDQYLKPFSEFLQNYTKPSVVAYIFFLITVAFNAYILYRGISGGIEKFAKIAMPTLFILAFILMVRVILIETPNGTAVQGLDFLWHPDFSQLSNPKVWLAAAGQVFFTLSLGFGAIITYASYIKKDDDIVASGLSAASLNELAEVILGGSIAIPAAVAFFGVVNAQAVAESGAFNLAFVSLPAIFSNLTGGNVIGFIWFFLLFFAGATSSVAISVPIVAFLQDEFKLSRKTAVTATLIFMFLVAQVPIFMPRALDEMDFWAGTLLVVLFALLEVVIFFWLFGAKKAWEEINRGSLFRAPRFYFYVLRYVTPLVLFAILATWSVTILPKVLLTADLQVWIARFVMVFIFALLLFMVYLADKRKTVEEMK from the coding sequence ATGGACAGAGCTCCAGAAATCAGGGAGCAGTGGAACACTAAACTTGGACTCATCCTCGCAATGGCCGGAAATGCAGTAGGTTTAGGAAATTTCCTCAGATTCCCCACTCAGGCCGCAGAAAACGGCGGCGGCGCCTTTATGATTCCATACATGATAGCAATGCTCATAATAGCGATACCACTAATGTGGACAGAGTGGGCAATTGGAAGGTACGGGGGCGCAAGAAACCACGGAACAACGCCTGCGATATTTAAGCTCTTTTGGAAACATCCCATTGCCAAGTATATCGGAGTCCTTGGACTTTTTATTCCCTTTGTGGTCCTCTGCTACTACATCTATATAGAGTCATGGACCCTTGGCTACGCTATCTTCTCACTCTTTGGAATGCTTCCCCACCCAGACCCAAGCCTACCACAGGACCAGTATTTAAAACCCTTTTCAGAATTCCTCCAAAATTACACAAAACCCTCAGTAGTTGCCTACATCTTTTTCCTCATAACCGTAGCCTTTAACGCTTACATCCTCTACAGAGGGATAAGCGGAGGTATTGAAAAGTTCGCAAAAATAGCAATGCCCACCCTTTTCATTTTGGCCTTCATCCTGATGGTCAGAGTCATCCTCATAGAAACGCCAAACGGAACTGCAGTTCAGGGACTTGACTTCCTGTGGCACCCAGACTTTTCTCAGCTCTCAAACCCAAAGGTGTGGCTCGCCGCAGCAGGTCAGGTATTCTTCACTCTAAGTCTTGGATTTGGAGCAATAATCACCTACGCGTCTTACATTAAGAAAGACGACGACATAGTTGCTTCAGGACTTTCCGCAGCTTCTCTTAACGAGCTGGCAGAGGTTATCTTAGGCGGTTCTATCGCCATTCCTGCAGCCGTCGCCTTCTTTGGAGTAGTCAACGCTCAAGCTGTTGCAGAGAGTGGAGCCTTTAACCTTGCCTTCGTTAGCCTTCCAGCGATTTTCTCCAACCTCACGGGAGGAAACGTAATAGGTTTTATATGGTTCTTCCTCCTCTTTTTTGCCGGAGCTACTTCTTCTGTAGCTATCAGCGTGCCAATCGTCGCCTTCTTGCAGGACGAGTTCAAACTCAGCAGGAAAACGGCAGTTACTGCAACCCTCATCTTTATGTTCTTGGTAGCCCAAGTACCGATATTCATGCCGAGAGCTCTGGACGAGATGGACTTCTGGGCTGGAACCCTCTTAGTGGTTCTCTTTGCGCTCCTTGAAGTCGTAATATTCTTCTGGCTCTTTGGAGCTAAGAAGGCGTGGGAAGAGATAAACAGAGGAAGCCTCTTCAGAGCTCCAAGGTTCTACTTCTACGTCCTAAGGTACGTAACTCCTTTAGTCCTATTTGCAATACTTGCAACTTGGAGCGTAACGATTCTTCCCAAAGTGCTCCTAACGGCCGACCTACAGGTCTGGATAGCAAGGTTCGTAATGGTATTCATCTTTGCCCTCCTGCTCTTTATGGTTTACCTTGCAGATAAAAGAAAAACTGTAGAGGAGATGAAATGA
- a CDS encoding PhoH family protein, whose amino-acid sequence MIKVTLELSPEDFYTIVGHREENLKKLAEILNVQLGSRGNEIMISGSVENEERAKRFFKELEGLVKSGHKLTKADVDMYMTQLSSGREAKIIETAEEIVTTYRGKKIVAKTPTQKKYIEAIRKNDIVFGVGPAGTGKTYLAVAAAVSYFKSGKINRIILTRPAVEAGEKLGFLPGTLQEKIDPYLKPLYDALFEMIEPEKVNSFLERNIFEIAPLAYMRGRTLNDAFIILDEAQNTTKEQMKMFLTRLGFGSKVVITGDITQIDLPSKERSGLVQALKILKDIRGIEIVEFSRKDVVRHRLVQEIIKAYEEHESGEEG is encoded by the coding sequence TTGATAAAAGTAACCTTGGAACTCAGCCCAGAGGACTTCTACACGATAGTGGGACACAGGGAAGAGAACCTCAAAAAGCTTGCAGAGATTCTAAACGTTCAGCTCGGTTCCCGTGGCAATGAAATAATGATAAGCGGTAGCGTAGAGAACGAGGAGAGGGCTAAGAGGTTCTTTAAGGAGCTTGAAGGGCTTGTAAAGTCTGGACACAAGCTAACAAAGGCAGACGTTGATATGTACATGACGCAACTCTCAAGTGGAAGAGAGGCGAAAATAATAGAAACTGCAGAGGAAATCGTTACCACCTACAGGGGAAAGAAAATCGTCGCAAAGACGCCGACACAGAAGAAGTACATAGAGGCCATAAGGAAGAACGACATAGTTTTTGGCGTTGGGCCTGCAGGAACGGGAAAGACCTACTTGGCCGTTGCAGCAGCCGTCTCCTACTTTAAGAGCGGAAAGATTAACAGGATTATCCTCACAAGGCCTGCCGTTGAGGCCGGAGAGAAGCTCGGATTTCTGCCCGGAACTCTTCAGGAGAAGATAGACCCCTACCTTAAGCCCCTCTACGACGCCCTATTTGAGATGATTGAGCCGGAAAAGGTCAACTCCTTCTTAGAGAGGAACATATTTGAGATAGCTCCACTTGCATACATGAGAGGAAGGACTCTAAACGACGCCTTCATAATCCTTGATGAAGCCCAGAACACGACAAAGGAACAGATGAAGATGTTCCTAACGAGGCTCGGTTTTGGTTCAAAGGTTGTCATAACCGGAGACATAACACAGATTGACTTACCGTCAAAGGAAAGGTCGGGACTCGTTCAGGCCCTTAAGATTCTTAAGGACATAAGGGGAATTGAAATCGTAGAGTTTTCAAGGAAAGACGTTGTAAGACACAGACTCGTTCAGGAGATAATAAAGGCCTATGAAGAGCATGAAAGCGGAGAAGAGGGATAA
- a CDS encoding BamA/OMP85 family outer membrane protein, translating into MEVKGEKVIVKSCSLVRRVEFKGLPEQLTEVKRTVELLLKGKRLTPESLENVKQLLLLKLRSSGYREATVRFERLGFPDCYTLVVNVSSGPLLYVERLQIVSPEKFRPFLLKSFSSLKGKPFDLNRVKSVVEKVENFFFEKGFYNVSVSYSFRPPTLSVSVKPGKKYTFKFVGNSHFSSKELSSLLTFRTARSVDEFELENSRKNIEKFYRNRGFPYVKVDVEVKEEDGSATVVFIVNEGKRVLVKELLIPDGLQVPQGFSDIVNTPFSEEKLERLRFYLKRELLEEGYRDVEVTYTLVGSSLKFKVKRGKKYVVTAVRVTGDSEACFTKLGLKLPFPFSVKRLEELKSKLIECYAKKGYPDVRVDVSETFEDLEKEKAVTLNVAISPGKLYRFGFVLVSGLKRTNFKWIKNLFTLSPGQVYSREGVVGQYSRLIGSRLFSSVTIDDFKADGCINEVIKIREGNRLHLRGFVGLGTDSGYILNGFLSSTSPLGLGVRYFLFGNFRQKEGYDAVFKLSKPAFPFKKYETSYSVIKKEQIFQSFITDRVLYRFSLSRKASQVFSQTFGMEIAREKVRDTSINTERRFVKRTIFYIQTYDKRNSVTNPSKGFLSRFKLSFSGSLLGGDTDYYQGDFKFLYLLSPFEKFTAAFRWGVGLIQPVGGSLIPIQDRFYLGGAESVRGYKYGTISPVDEKGNFVGGEAYGLLSFELRYLFKENLQLAFFYDAGNVFEKFKDFDVNLSDWYSSVGVGFRYLTPVGPLRFDYGYKLKKVPHQGPGRLHISFGFPF; encoded by the coding sequence GTGGAGGTGAAGGGAGAAAAGGTAATCGTTAAAAGCTGCAGTCTTGTCAGAAGGGTGGAGTTTAAAGGACTGCCCGAACAGCTTACAGAAGTTAAGAGAACTGTGGAGCTCCTACTTAAAGGAAAAAGGCTAACTCCTGAGTCCTTAGAGAACGTTAAACAGCTTCTCCTTCTAAAGCTTCGTTCCTCCGGCTACCGTGAGGCTACTGTTCGTTTTGAGCGTCTTGGTTTTCCTGACTGCTATACCCTTGTTGTAAACGTTAGCTCAGGGCCGCTTCTTTACGTTGAAAGACTTCAGATTGTTTCTCCCGAAAAGTTTCGTCCTTTCCTCTTGAAAAGTTTTTCATCCCTTAAAGGAAAGCCTTTTGATCTTAACAGGGTTAAATCTGTAGTTGAGAAGGTAGAAAATTTCTTTTTTGAGAAGGGTTTTTACAACGTTTCAGTTAGCTACTCTTTCCGTCCTCCTACCCTTTCTGTAAGTGTTAAGCCGGGAAAGAAGTACACCTTCAAGTTTGTCGGTAACAGCCATTTTTCAAGTAAGGAGCTCTCCTCCCTTCTTACCTTTCGGACTGCCCGTTCGGTTGATGAGTTTGAGCTTGAGAACTCAAGGAAAAACATTGAAAAGTTCTACAGGAACAGGGGATTTCCATACGTAAAGGTAGATGTAGAGGTAAAGGAAGAGGACGGTTCGGCTACTGTAGTCTTTATCGTTAATGAAGGTAAAAGAGTGTTAGTTAAGGAGCTCCTCATTCCCGATGGTCTGCAGGTGCCCCAAGGATTTTCTGATATTGTGAATACTCCTTTCTCCGAAGAAAAGCTGGAAAGGCTTAGGTTCTATTTAAAGAGAGAATTGCTTGAGGAAGGTTACAGGGACGTTGAAGTTACCTACACTCTTGTTGGTAGTAGCTTGAAGTTCAAGGTTAAAAGGGGAAAGAAGTATGTAGTTACGGCCGTAAGGGTTACAGGTGATTCGGAGGCGTGTTTTACAAAATTGGGATTAAAGCTTCCCTTTCCTTTTTCTGTGAAAAGGCTGGAAGAGCTGAAAAGTAAATTAATTGAGTGTTATGCCAAGAAGGGCTATCCCGATGTTAGAGTTGACGTTTCTGAAACTTTTGAGGATTTAGAGAAAGAAAAGGCTGTAACCCTCAACGTTGCGATATCTCCGGGTAAACTTTACCGGTTTGGTTTTGTCCTCGTTTCAGGGCTTAAGAGAACTAACTTTAAATGGATAAAGAACCTATTCACCCTTTCCCCGGGACAGGTCTACTCAAGGGAAGGAGTTGTCGGTCAATATTCCCGCCTTATAGGGAGTAGGCTTTTCTCCTCTGTAACTATTGACGACTTTAAGGCAGATGGATGTATCAACGAGGTAATAAAGATTAGAGAGGGGAATAGGTTACACCTTAGAGGCTTTGTGGGTTTGGGTACAGATTCCGGGTATATTCTGAACGGCTTTCTCTCATCCACTTCTCCACTGGGACTTGGTGTTAGGTACTTCCTTTTCGGGAACTTTAGGCAGAAAGAAGGTTACGATGCCGTTTTTAAGCTGAGCAAACCAGCTTTTCCCTTCAAGAAGTACGAGACTTCATATTCGGTTATTAAAAAGGAGCAAATTTTCCAGAGCTTTATCACGGACAGGGTTCTTTATAGGTTTTCTCTTTCCCGAAAGGCTTCGCAGGTTTTCAGTCAGACCTTTGGAATGGAAATCGCAAGAGAAAAAGTAAGGGATACCTCTATAAACACAGAGAGAAGGTTCGTTAAAAGGACTATTTTTTACATCCAGACTTACGACAAGAGGAATAGCGTTACGAATCCGTCTAAAGGTTTCCTTTCAAGGTTTAAGCTCTCTTTTAGCGGCAGCCTCTTAGGAGGGGATACCGATTACTATCAGGGAGACTTTAAGTTTCTCTACCTTCTTTCTCCCTTTGAAAAATTTACTGCTGCTTTTAGGTGGGGAGTTGGTTTAATACAGCCAGTCGGAGGGAGTTTAATTCCTATTCAGGACAGGTTCTACCTTGGAGGAGCTGAAAGCGTTAGGGGGTATAAGTACGGAACTATATCTCCAGTTGATGAGAAAGGGAACTTTGTAGGAGGAGAGGCTTACGGGCTTTTGAGTTTTGAGCTGCGTTACCTTTTTAAGGAGAACTTACAGTTGGCCTTTTTCTACGATGCAGGAAATGTCTTTGAGAAATTTAAGGACTTTGATGTTAACCTTTCAGACTGGTATTCGTCTGTTGGTGTAGGTTTCAGGTATCTAACTCCTGTAGGGCCTTTACGCTTTGACTACGGCTATAAGCTTAAGAAAGTTCCCCACCAAGGTCCCGGAAGGCTTCACATATCCTTTGGTTTTCCATTCTAA